The nucleotide window ATCcctttataagtaaaaaaaaaaaaagaaaaacctatATATCAACTATCAATAAGAAAGAGGACAACttcttaataacaaataataaatgaactattcaaaatacaaaacCAAGAACTTGAATAAATACGATTAATTCTTCACCGCATTATAAACTGGATTTGAAATCATTGTGaaaccaaatattttaaacgtatAAATTGCAAACAAGTGGCCTGTATAGGTAACAAAGATTAGCACAGGCTGGTTTAGCCGATAACGATTTACTTCAATGCTTATACTGCAAAAAGTTGAATAAATGAAAGTACTAGCTTAAAAATTACgtgtattttttcatattttttgattCTTAGCGAATGTTTTTATCTATGTACCTTTTAAGTTCCGTATATTTTTGGCGAAATCACCGTATTAACGAATTCTACACGTCCAGTGAAACTGACAAACCCctgaaaattaagtttaacaaGAGAAAATCGTAGTGGCACTGAACATGTttcattaaatgaaatacgtaatttcattaaaaacacaTCCATATCCTGGTGTGATAGTCGAAAGGCATTTGTATGCTGATAGCCTATTCCAAATCTGTCAACTTATTTTAAGGGTCAGCGTGTTATCACACTTGCATACAGTACGTAAATATCACAAACgattcatttgttattttcaatatatatattataacaaagtcGTTCGCAGATATACAAGCATCACATGAAATCCAtagacattaatttttattgaaccTACGAAGTTTGTGACATTAAACTAGGGAAATACCAAACTTCTCTACTACTGAACGAAGTACAAAACCGGGTATCAGGAGACGTCATCGTTAGTTTAATTATGACGAAAAGAACTGACAACGAGCAGaggtcatttaaatttaaaactttctcGTAATATGTACCATATACTTACGAGTACCTACcaacatgttaaaaatattatctagtTCAAATGAAtgcaatgttaaaaataactttttctaGTTCAAACAGAACTAACAAAGTTCAGGCCACTAACATCGTTTATTTTTCTAGTTAAGCTTTTGTTACTTACGTTTGTTAGTTAAGTTTTCTAATTGAACTGTTGACGATTTTTGACGTTTTTAACACGTAAATGTCAAATTGCACACgattgaaataagaaaaaagtgtaaaactcataacgaaaaaaaacagtaatttttaatcactAAAAATTCACTTAATTGCATATTCTTCACATTAAAACAAGAGCCCGACGACTGTGTTAAGCAGATAATTGACCCATCTGCGAGTTTCCATTGTAaaatacttgtacaaaaacataatgtcaTCATTACGACAATGAACTTTCACGGTACGGATAGCACTACCCCACAGACTAGACAACTAGCCTGTCAGAGAAGCGTCATAATCGTCGACAGTTAATCAGGATCTAGCGCCCTGGTTCCCGTGCTAACAATCAGCACGCCCAATGCAGGACCCCCCTATGCACTGCATTTGATGCAATTTGCGACATCACAGGTTATTGCCCATATGAATATGTCATTCggtaataactaaaaaatgtaattgaagtAGAAAGGCTTtctagtaaatttataatcgGCAACTGTGTTTTATGCTGCTACACTGGTGGAAAACAGTACAAGCAACATAGCAATGTCAGTATCAGCTCACATTGTTTCATCCACTAAAAGGCTTGAGCCTACCCTATGTTACAGTAGGTCGTAGCCAACCATACTGGCTCAGTGCAGATTGAGGGAATTCACAGAcaactttgaatattttcagaTATTCATAGTTCATTGAATTGTAAACAGCTTTACTGGTGTACGCATATATGTGTTGGCACATAATACCTGGATCAAGTAAAGTATTTTCcacttttataacaaaagataTCAAACATGATTCGTCTTTACATCAGTATCCTCTTACCTCTACCTCCAGTAGGTGAAGAACAACAATTCTTATATACCTCCTTTTTATGCCAAATAATAGACTGTTtgcttttaataaagttattttttttagattttgaagcatttttattacattaccgTCATCAAATGTACATCACAACCTGAtcatcaaattaaaacaaataatgatattttgtttgaaacattTGCTTTCAAGTAGTCATTTTTTATAGCAGTCTGCAGTCACACTTCATTAGTAAACATACAGCTATTATTACTGCCTAATATTGCTTTAACATGGTAACACAGATATTGCTTTATACAGCCTTAATAGATAACTTAACACATTATTCTAAATCTGAACATCGGTGAACAGGCTTTGCCTAGTGACATACACATAAACACAAGTTTTAACCTTTTCAAGTAAAATTCTactgtaatgtaaatataatattaaggtTTAATACATTGTTTCAGGCTTAAACtatactgtatttttttttataagagaagggggcaaacgagcagcgggaacaccaaggtgttcatcaacgcccatggacatctgcaataccagaggaatcgcagatgcgttgccggcctttgagatgatGATACACTctgatattgtatttaataattaaaaaaaactatcaattAAGagtgtataaattttttaaaatttcaaagtgTTACATTTGATTGAAAACACAGATAAAATTTctatcaattataattataatccaTATCAATACCTTTTACAACAGTTAAAGACTTTGCTatgaattacaaattaaaatttatgttgactgcattattttttaacctttGTGGTTACAAAGGacaaacaaattacatttatctaTAAGCATGATATTAGGGTGGTATATATGATTGGACATAGGTATAGGCAATAGGTACTAAATTATTCTATCAATTGGCATAGTGCAATAAGAACGTAATGCATTCTAGTCTAGTAATGATCTTGAAAAAGTATTCAAATTGCAATATCTAGTCTTACTTTTTTAACTAGTGCTAATTTgggaaacaaaaatatctttcatACTTCTTTGCATTAGAATATTCTGGTTAAATACCgtacattgaaaattaaccATTAATATTGACAGTATGCCTTTTAATAAGATTGATATAATGAAATCGAATcgaaaatttttctttcacttATCAGATTTCCAATGTCAAAAGACAAAACGTATGAGCatttaatttttgcatttGCATTTCTAAAAGTTGATGTATACGTTTACGGAATCTACGTGAGTTTAGTTAGgcttaagaaataaaatgaataataacggTAATATGTAACACGAACCGTTCACTCGGGCTAACATATGGCCGTGCGACATGAtagtattgattttttaattaaatgcattGCCACTCGCTGCCTCCCTCTAATTGTGACCTTGCTATCGTTAATTAAAGACAACCAAACATTTCCTTTTACACGTAGTAAGattccaaattattttttcgatgTCACGATATAAGGACAGATTTATctcattactattttaatttttattattagtttataaaagtgaaaattaatatGCCTTGTCTTACCTTGCGTAACAAGGCAGTTATCACGTCACAGCGCCAAGATCGATCCATTTTATAAGCCACACAAAATCACACACGATAACATTTTCGTTAAATtgcacaaacaaaaaaaaccaaCGTGACGAAAGGAAGCGCATCGTCCAAGCTTCAAATTTATACTGACAGCCATGCTGCTGATGAGTCCGTCTTTATTGTGCACTTGCGTGCTGATTGGGCGGGCaataccttaaaaaaaattgtaatttcaagAATCCGCCAATCAAATGTGAGTATTTAAAAACTGTTGGACGCCAGCCAGAAATTTGCACGcagaaattaaactttatcaaaaattttcaaaacagtctaattaaatatttaagatgtttcagttaaaatgattttttagataaaaagaTATTTCAGTGCCAGTTCCAGTGCTAAAACAATGCAATCAGAAAATACTAAagctttaaaactttaagtaataaaacccACAGGACAGGACTGTAAAGTTTTAAGTCAAAAATCAGATTACTGAAAGTAATCAGTAAAGGCTATATCGATCTGTTGAGATCTAGAAGAAAATTTtggaattaaagtttttattgctCGAACTACTTAAACCATAACCTCATATGAAAATGCATGAAAAGTATTATAAGTGTCAGTGTCGCCGTTATCCAAGTGTCACTGTCATTATTcttaacctaacctaatcATCATAACCTATTGTTGAAAATAAGGCTATGTTTGTGTATATATAATTGCtcgtaaattttataatactctAAACTTTGCACCATTAAAAAATGGGTAAaagaaaaacgaaaaatactGAAAAGAAGAAGATTAAACTAGTTTTTGATGAAAGCAAAAGAAAGTATGTTTAAACTTTTCATAAAGCTGCATTGTTCCTTGATTGTTGGTCAAAGTTGACACCAATCCTCTGGTGGTCAATTACTTGATGTTATTGTTCTTTTCCAGAGAATTTTTATGTGGTTTTCGTAAACGTAAACTCGAAAGGAAAAAGAAGGCGAAAGAGGAAATGGAACGAATGTtgaaagaagaaaagaaacgAATCAGGCAAGAggttagtaaattttatatgcatttaCCGAAGCAAGTCAtttctatatttgttaatcaaaaaagtaaataatctcAAACTTCTTTCACTTATTTTGCATATAATGCTTACTGAATATTTGGCATATTCTAGAATAAGGAATCATACAAAAAACTCGTGGTATCGAGCCGCCCTATACCTGATATTGAGCAGCTACTTCAGGAAGAATATGAAGATGAGGATGTCAATGTAAAAATAGTTGAGCTGTCAGCAGATACTCTGCAGAAAAAAGATATTGTCATAGGAGATAACAAACCAAAACAAAGTGTTGACAAAGTTAtcaatacaaagaaaaagaaagaattaCCACAAAATGTGCCAGGTATGGGTTCTGATGAAGAAAGTGTTGATGAGGCTTCAGAAGCAGATGCTGATGTTATTGATACAAATGAAACTAAGCTTAAAACGAAAAAGGAGGTAAAACAAATGCTAAAAAGGCAAGCCACCAAGAAGATTCAAAAGAGTAAAGTATTTCAAATGAAGAGTAAATTAGATAGGatacaaaataagaaaaaatctcAACAAAAGAAAGGTCATatggcaaaaataaaaaagacagattcaaaaaagaataaaacaagGAAAAAGAGTCATAAAAAGAAgcaagtgaaataaaatttctgatatgttaattttttttattattatataaaaaaagtagtgAAACatgatttaacaaatttaacattCCATATTTCCATTTACCTACTCttacttttaataatcatAGTGTCAATTATCCCACAaacttaataacaattaacaataataaaaaaatgtagtaatttaTGGTTTACGAAATCCGCTAATCCTTATAtgatttcttcttttttactCTTAAATTAATCTTAGATTCCTTTACATCAGTTAAAGTTTCATTCTCattgcttattttatttcttggaGATTGTCTTTTTAATTGTCTTTTTTGTGATGACACAACAGTTTTATCTTTAGGTTCAAGTTCAGATATTGAAACATTTTGTGATTGACATTGGAAACCAACATCTTTTTCTTCAACTTTTAAGCattcaacttttattttttgtggtaACTTCAATGGTTCTTCTGTGATATTTAATTCAGAATTAGTTTctagtgtattttttattggtgattttttatttggggatgatctttttaattttccactTGATGGGCAAATATCTTTGTTCAAACATTTATCACATGAAGGTCCAAGTGGCAAGCAAATAGTTTGACCAAATCCTACCATTAGGTGATTTACTTCACTCCATAATTCAAATGGGAGCCAAGATTCAAGAGCTTTTCGTGTATCCTCTGGTGTGACGGTTGGTTTTTTGACCCAACCAATTCTGTTACTTATTCTGTGAACATGAGTATCAACACCTGAAAAGAAATGtcttatgaaaaataacaatacattCATATTCAAGGCCCAAATCTCCTAGCAAATTCACTATCATAAGGAATAATTTGTTAGTTTCGTAAATTCACTTTgatgtgaaaaatattacctGAACCTAATCAgaacataaaatttacaattcaaagAAAACCTCTTTACTTGACTCTATTTATTaagcttttactttttttttaatttaataacaacttATTCAATACTAACCAATACCAGTCACCTTATCCCAGGCTACTTTCATGCAAATGTGTGCCATTTTTGGACCCACACCAGTAAGCTTGCAAAGTTTTTCCACGGAATTTGGTATATCACCATCATATTGATCCTTCAGTGTTTGTGTTGTTTTCTTTATGTATTTCACTTTTGTCTGAAAAATAGTCcggaaacaatttaaatatgtacacttTGTGTTGGCACTAAGTTGACATTGaatgtattaaattcaatacagtcaatcttaaataaaactagctttttcccgcgactccgtccgcgcggaataaaaaaaaaagaaaagaaaacggggtaaaaatgatcctatgtcctattcctggttctaagctacctgcccaccaattttcagtcaaatcgattcagccgttcttgagttataaatggtgtaactaacacaactttcttttatatatatagatatgaaaaTACATACTTTCCAAAAACCAACaggataaattaattttcccaATTCATCGTCTGTCATTGCAAGAACATTGTCAACCGTCAAGCCTCTTTCTTTTAGTCTCTCCATGGCAGCAAATGTTACTTGATCCTTTGTTTGACTTGATAACATTAGGGATATAAGTGTTTGATATCTTATTacctagaaaaataattttacataatatattaaatgtgaCTGTTAtagatgaatgaatgtttgttattaggtACATACAGTATTGCTGtatggatctggatgaaatttggtttaGATTAAGAACACTACCTGGAAAAACACAGGCTgataaacaagttttattaataatttcctcAGCATGTATTGCTCCAACTGGAATGCcctacaaataaataacacctttgtaaaaataaaagaacacaGAGGGAGTATTTTACTTTAGGTGGTGCATTCTCATCCATGGTCATATGACAACCCATTGAGTCCACTGGAGCATCATTATTGGAGCGCATCATCCTCAAGTTGTCCAGAAAATGTCTCCAATTCGGTGGTTCCCATAGGCTTTTATAGTCCTGCAATTTTAtcaatgtataaatatgtatgcaaTGGTATACATGtcttacaaacataaattttctaaaattgtaaaattctaCATTACTGTTTTCTGTGTTTCCTCATCGTTCTCAAActcaatttttattgttggtttcttttcaaatttaaatttattaaggtCGATCTTTGAACtattttcttccttttttattgctttatgttctaatgttttaacattttttgtttcgcttttaatttcttttttatctttcacaTCTTGATCTTCAGATTGTTTTGGCCTCCCTCGCggcattttaatgtttaaatatctaATTAGAAGAATTTTAAGCAAACTAGGTTCCCtagaaagaattattttagatGTGAGTAGattaggtaaataaaaatattacacttaAAGTTTTGACTGGTCTAACGATTATGGTTTAAACAATATGGATATGGATTTGAAATAccttataacttaaatataccTAATTAAAGTTTTCGAAATTAACGTATTGGTAAACATGATAAACAAACCACAagcaaaacattattttttacagcaAAAGAAGAAATGTCATTATGTCAATGTCAGCCAATAACGTACAtgcacaaaacatttttatttcatctgtgAAAACATCTGAATCATTGTTGTTTTATCTGTTTATTTTACTCTTTGCTCACACTGTCACAGTTGCCGTGACCATCTCCAGCTGTCACATTTGTGCAAATAGATTTTGGATTGATTCGATTGATGAAAATGACTTGGTGATAGCTTTGaatcgaataaaaaaactaaattaattggTCCTTATGGAATTATGATTATAGCTTAAATTCTATATAATCACTTAAAGTTTAATCGTGGTACTTTTCTTACAAAATGACGGAATTACTCCTGGATCCTAATATACGTGTTTGGGTGTTTCTGCCTATAGTAATTATCACGTTCCTCGTTGGAATTGTAAGGCATTATGTTTCGATTATTTTATCGTCTCAGaagaaaattgaattattgcAAGTTCAAGACAGGTAAGACTAACTTTTTGTTGATTTCACTTTGGTAATAAGCATATTATGTGACCTATAAATTCTTGCAGCCAAGTTATGATCAGAGCTCGTCTGCTCCGAGAAAATGGCAAATATCTGCCACGACAGTCCTTTGCCATGCGTCGACACTGGTTCAACAATGAGGATACTGgctattttaaagtacaaaaaagaGCTGCTGCTTCACAGGTACCTTGGCTGtttgatattgtatttttcatttattatactaAAGCAGTCAGTAAGTGATCAGTTACAATAGATAAGACTAGTAAATATCACATATTAATACATACTAGCAGTCTTGAAGTTTATTGCAATATACACTACTTTCTGAGGATATATTAGTCAATTACAAGACTATTGCTCTTGTTTTGTTCACAGAACCCAATGACTGATCCCGGCATGATGACTGACATGCTAAAAGGGAATGTGACTAATGTACTGCCTATGATTGTCATTGGAGGATGGATCAACTGGATGTTCAGCGGTTTTCTTacaagttaatattattatgttttacatacaaattaagAATATATAATGCTATACTAGTAGATTagtacatcttactaatattttaaatgcaaatgtttgtatggatggatgtttgtttgaaggtatctccaaaacggctcaatagatctctacaaaatttggtacagatgtaggtcatagtctgaaagaacacaggctatttaatatgtttttttctatcgCTGCGCGTGCAACAGCTAGTCCTATATATACAAAGAACATCTTAAGAAATTGGGTTACCTAgaacttttatcttttattagtAAAGGTTGAAATATGGTACATTTCAATAAGACAACAAGATTTTCTTAATGGGAGTGCTTTCgaaattgaatttgttaataaacatgTATCTCTTGGTTTGTCATATTGTGAAACATTATGCTTTCTGTTATAGAATTggactttatttaaaataatatttaatttcccAGCCAAGGTACCATTCCCTCTGACTCTGAGATTTAAGCCAATGCTCCAGCGTGGGGTGGAGTTGGCATATCTTGATGCATCCTGGGTGTCTTCTGCCTCCTGGTACTTCCTCAATGTGTTTGGTTTACGGACCATATACACACTTGTATTGGGTGAGAATAATGGTAGgtattgcatttatatttcaatttttaccttattatgtattatttgtacatttttcacgatttttttttaatttttgatgatTCACTTCTGAACCTTAAGCCTTTCACAGCATGGGTCTATCAGTTTCAAACAACTTTTCACTGTTTTAGCTGCCG belongs to Papilio machaon chromosome 10, ilPapMach1.1, whole genome shotgun sequence and includes:
- the LOC106713341 gene encoding nucleolar protein 12, whose amino-acid sequence is MGKRKTKNTEKKKIKLVFDESKRKEFLCGFRKRKLERKKKAKEEMERMLKEEKKRIRQENKESYKKLVVSSRPIPDIEQLLQEEYEDEDVNVKIVELSADTLQKKDIVIGDNKPKQSVDKVINTKKKKELPQNVPGMGSDEESVDEASEADADVIDTNETKLKTKKEVKQMLKRQATKKIQKSKVFQMKSKLDRIQNKKKSQQKKGHMAKIKKTDSKKNKTRKKSHKKKQVK
- the LOC106713340 gene encoding endonuclease III-like protein 1 — protein: KEENSSKIDLNKFKFEKKPTIKIEFENDEETQKTDYKSLWEPPNWRHFLDNLRMMRSNNDAPVDSMGCHMTMDENAPPKVIRYQTLISLMLSSQTKDQVTFAAMERLKERGLTVDNVLAMTDDELGKLIYPVGFWKTKVKYIKKTTQTLKDQYDGDIPNSVEKLCKLTGVGPKMAHICMKVAWDKVTGIGVDTHVHRISNRIGWVKKPTVTPEDTRKALESWLPFELWSEVNHLMVGFGQTICLPLGPSCDKCLNKDICPSSGKLKRSSPNKKSPIKNTLETNSELNITEEPLKLPQKIKVECLKVEEKDVGFQCQSQNVSISELEPKDKTVVSSQKRQLKRQSPRNKISNENETLTDVKESKINLRVKKKKSYKD
- the LOC106713352 gene encoding ER membrane protein complex subunit 3, giving the protein MTELLLDPNIRVWVFLPIVIITFLVGIVRHYVSIILSSQKKIELLQVQDSQVMIRARLLRENGKYLPRQSFAMRRHWFNNEDTGYFKVQKRAAASQNPMTDPGMMTDMLKGNVTNVLPMIVIGGWINWMFSGFLTTKVPFPLTLRFKPMLQRGVELAYLDASWVSSASWYFLNVFGLRTIYTLVLGENNAADQSKVMQEQMSGAAMAMPPDPKAAFKAEWEALEITEHRWSLANVESDLLATDSNNYL